The window ATCATTACAACCGATAACCCATTTTATTTTATTTAAAAAGTAAAGGAATTTTAATTGAAATTTCTCGGAAATCACAAACGAATATACATAATTTTTAATGCAATAAAAGTGAACTTTTAATTCAAATTTTGAAAATCTAAACACTTAAACTAATCTTTTCAATCATAAAATCACTCAATTAAAAGCATTATTTTCTCTGAAAGCCCCAAATAAAAAGGAATCGAATAATAATTCAATTCCTTTTATTTTGTGTGACGAAATTTTTCTATCATCAATATTTTTATCTTAATGAAAGTTATAAGACAAGCGGTAAACGTCTCTGAAATAAATTTCAGTTTCTAAAACTTCTTCGTATTTAGGTATTGGTGTAGGTGACTCTGAAAATCTTATACTTTGTTGTGTTACAGTTGATAATTTTCTTGGCGTTTTCTTGCATCCGCAATATTTTAAATCACTTTTTTGATGCTCATTTAACTGAATAATTTTTGTTTCAGTGTATTCAAGCTGTTCGGCTTTATTAGAACTCGATTGGTTGAAAGTAAAATATGGTTCACCATGATAAAAATAGTGATCAATAATTTCCGGATTATTTTTTTTGAGACGAATCGGCGTAGGTTGAAGCATGATATCCGCTACATTTTTCACAAAAAGCCACCTTGATAAAAATCTGTTCCATACATTAATTTTGCTATGGATTGTATAACAGATAGCATGCCATAATCATCTATTAAACCTAAATTATTAGTTTTTTACAATTTTTAATGCTCAATAAAATTGTAGACATTAGCAAGATAAAATTTAACTCTCGTCTATCGTGTTTTTTATAAGACTTACTCCTGATAAAAAAGGGAGTAACACCTACTACTGCAAGTACCGTACAGGCTTTACTTTCATTAGTTAATTTGAAAAATAAATTATTCTTTCTCAAGAATTAATACTTTTCCCCAATCGTTTAATTGCCACAAAATTTCGACTAATTTTCCACCAATTTCTGTTAAAGAATATTCTACTCTTGGCGGTAATTCGTTGAAACTTTCTTTGGTTAAAATTCCGTCTTCAATCATTTCACTGAGCTGTTTGTTTAAAACACGTCTGTCGACTTTACCAATTCCTTTTAAAAATTCGCTTGGTCGTTTTTTGCCTTCATTAATTTGCCAGACAATAGGAATTTTCCATTTCCCACTGATTGTATTTACAGCAATTTCCAACGGACAAATTTTATTTTCGGTTATTCTTTCTTCTGTTTTCATATAATTGACTTTTTTATCCCTATGTGCTGAAAATATGCGGTATTGCCAATATTAAAAAGCTTTCAGAGATTTGCAAAATTAATCATTATATAAGGATATGAATACATTCTATAAATTTGTAGATGTAAAAGACTTACTATTGACGAAATAAAATAATTTTTATGACAGAAATAAAACGCAAAGGTTTCCGGTCTGCAAAAGAAATTCCCCAAGAAATTTTAGAACAGTTAAATCGTGGAGAGATTGAAACGGCAAATTTAGTTGAATGGTTAGCTGTTGACCAACGCCTTTTGCTGAAAAATTTGTTGAAACAATTTGACAGAACCCAATATTTACAACCCATATTAACCGATATTGAAAATCTAAAAAAACAAACCGTAAATACTATTAATGAAGCCATTGGAATAGGTATTCTTGAGCAATCATTAGAAAACAATGACCCTGAAATAATCGCAATTATTAACAATCATGCATCAGATTTAATTCGGTGTTGGGCAACTTACACGATTGGTAAAAATCAAACATTAAATATTAAACAAAAGCTTGAACAAATTCAACACTTTTCAGCTGATAAACACTTTGGAGTAAGAGAAATCTGCTGGCTAGCGGTAAGATCAAGTATTGCCAAAAACTTAACAAAAAGTATTAAAATATTATCCGGTTGGACAAATCACATAGACGAAAACGTAAGAAGGTTCGCTAGCGAAGCCACAAGACCCAGAGGTGTTTGGTGTGAACATATTGAAGAACTGAAACAAAATCCTGAACTTGGTTTGACGATTTTAGAACCTATGAAATCTGATAAATCAAAATATGTACAAGACAGCGTTGGAAATTGGCTCAATGATGCAAGCAAAACACAACCCGATTTTGTGAAAACACTCTGTGAAAATTGGATGAATGAAAGCCTAGCAAAAGAAACGGCCTACATTGTAAAAAAAGCATTACGAACGATTGAAAAGTTAAAAACCGGTTTATAAAATTTAAACATCTCCCTTTGATTTGAATTTTGTATATTGTATAAGATTTTTTTTAATGCGTTTAAATAATAAACAATATTATATTAATTCCCTTCGAACGGTAGTTTTCGGTTCATGTTCTATTTCCATAGGGCTTTTTGTACTCTGTCTATTATTTTTAACTATTCCTTATTTTGACATTTCATATCTATTCCTTATACCGATTGCAGGTATAATCTCAATTACAACAATTTATTTTGGCAGTAAAATACTAATTCAATTTAATAAATTTGTTCAACTAGAATTACACGAAACCGAGCTTAAATATCTGATTATAGGCACAGGTAAAGGATCTGCTTTAAACTATTTTATAAATCCTTCATTCAAAACGCTAAAATATTCAAATATAAAATTCATAAATATTATACGCACAAATTTTGAAAAACATATTGAGATAATTCAAAATGATGATTCTAAAATTGTAATTTTTTTATTATTTAAAAATGAAAAGGAATTGGAAGAAATTATTCTTGAAATTAAAAATAGATTAAACTAAAATATTGTTAATAAATAGCTGATAATCACATAATTAAAACAATAAAAATCACCAAACGTTAAGCATAATGATTTTGTCGGTCTGTAGTCAAATTTTGTTATCAAATCAAATAAAAATTGATCCGATGACAACTACCATCGTTTCGAGAACTTTACAAAAAAGGGCTTATTAAACGACAAGAACACGAAACCAATACAAGAACCAAAACTGTTGGACTAAGCGATTTGAGTCTGAAAAATATGAAACTAGCAATGAAAACCTTTGAACAATTTGACAAACAATTTTTCGGTTTACTTCACAAGGAAACAGAAGGGTTTAATAATAAACTAATGTTACTTTTACAATTTTAAAACAGTTTTGTGTGGTAATTTGACTGAACTTTCAATAATTATCATGTAATCAATTACAATATTTACACATGAAATTTTAATTAGTTTTCCAACATAATCTCCTTATTTAAGGATTGTTATAAATAAGAATAATTTTTCACTACATGACAAAAATTTGCAAAATCTGTTGAAAGTTCTTTCTGTAAGGGTTTTGTAAGATTTCCGACACAAACTCTAAGCCATATTTGAACACCGACTTTGCTCTATGACCGTGCTTTTTTATAGGGATCGCTTTCACGCTTCTGTCCAAATAATCTCCTATTTTGTAACACCAAAGAAAAGCGATCATAACCAGGCATAGTAATTTTTCTATCCGCTCTAAGTCTTGTAAATGCGTGTTTTCTATATCAAAACCACTGGATTTCATTGCTTTGAAACAGGTCTCAATTTGCCATCTTTCTTTGTAATTTAATAACGATTGTTCATTTTTATTATAACTGATAATGATGAGTAATTCCGGTTTTTCACCTCTTTTTTGGGTTAAAGTTGCAGATAAATAACAATATTCACCGTTAATCTTTACGATTTTTGGATAATGGATGACTTGCCCTACTTTTAACCCGTTAAAAAGCCAACTTACAGGAACGAGGTCACTGAAAAAGTCTTTTAGGATTAAAAATATGAGCGAAAACATTTTTGTTTTCGCTCTTTTTTGTATCTTAAAGTAATATTTTAAGTGCAAAGCGTATGTTATTACAGCAAGAAAAACTTCCATTGAGTTCGTATTCCGGATTGTATGATTTAATCGTTCCCAAGGAAAATCTTCTTCGTAAAATTAATGAGTTGATTGATTTTTCTTTCATCTATGAAGAGCTTTTGAGCAAGTACTGCCTGAGCAACGGGCGTAATGCAGAAAGCCCGGTACGAATGTTCAAATACCTGCTTTTGAAAAGTATTTATACCGTTTCTGATGTAGACGTGGTGGAACGTTCGCAGTATGACATGTCCTTTAAATATTTTTTGGAAATGACTCCCGAAGAGGAAGTTATTCATCCCAGTTCGCTTACAAAATTCAGAAAACTGCGTTTGAAAGATACAGATTTGCTGAATATACTGATTGGCAAAACCGTAACGATTGCCATTGAAAAAGGAATCATCAAATCCAAATCAATTATTGTAGATGCTACGCATACTTTGTCGAGAAGCAACCCTTTTTCGACAATCGAAGTATTGCGGGAACGCTCCAAGCTGCTTCGGAAAACCGTTTATCAGTTTGATGAAGAATTTAAAACGACAATGCCTTCCAAAAACAGCGACAACGATGTAAGCAAGGAATTGGATTATTGCAGAGAACTCGAAAAACGCATTGAAAACGAGCCCTCTCTCTGTGAGATTCCTGCCGTAAAGGAGAAGCTGAACCTTCTGAAAGAAATGATGGAGGACACAGGTGAGCAACTGGTTTTTTCAAAAGACAACGATGCCAAAACGGGTCACAAATCTGCAGAGAGTTCATTTTTCGGATACAAAACTCATCTGGCGATGAGCGAAGAGCGAATAATCACGGCAGCGGTGGTAACTTCGGGAGAAAAAGGCGATGGTCCGGAGCTTCCCAAACTATTGAAGATAAGCCAGGATAACGGGATGGAAGTAGATGCCATCATCGGCGATGGTGCTTACAGCGGAAAAGAAAATCTGAAAATTGCAGACCAGCAAAATATTAAGGTAGTAGCTAAGCTCAATCCCTCCATTACCCAAGGTTTTAGAAAAGACGAAGATATATTTGACTACAATAAAGATGCTGACCGTTTTGTTTGTCCTGCAGGGCACTTGGCGATACGCAAAGCACGTCAGAACAAAAAAAATATAGGCAAAAACCAAGTTGACACCTACTATTTTGATGTCGAAAAGTGCAGGGTTTGTCCATTGAAAGAAGGTTGCTATAAGGAGGGTGCAAAAAGTAAAACATATTCTGTTTCCATCAAGTCAGAATTGCATCAGGACCAGATGGCTTTTCAGGAAAGCGATTATTACAAAGAAAAATCGAAACACCGCTATAAAATAGAAGCCAAAAACAGCGAACTTAAAAATGTGCACGGCTATAACAGAGCGATTGCCTATGGAATTGAAAATATGCAAATGCAGGGAGCAATGGCTATTTTCGCAGTCAATTTGAAGAGAATACTGAAATTAATATAGAGAAAAACAATCTCTGGGTGGTATTATATCAAAACTCGTCACAGAGCACACATACGAAATCATAGAGACGCAAAAAAAATACAACAAAAAAAAGAAAAGAGCTTATTGCGAAGATTTAAAACATCGTAATAAGCTCTTGTTTTTAATCCATTTTTAAAGGATAAACTAAAATGCATGAGGTTTTTCAGTGACCTCGTTCCTGTAAGTTGGCTTTTTAACGGGTTAAAAGTAGGGCAAGTCATCCATTATCCAAAAATCGTAAAGATTAACGGTGAATATTGTTATTTATCTGCAACTTTAACCCAAAAAAGAGGTGAAAAACCGGAATTACTCATCATTATCAGTTATAATAAAAATGAACAATCGTTATTAAATTACAAAGAAAGATGGCAAATTGAGACCTGTTTCAAAGCAATGAAATCCAGTGGTTTTGATATAGAAAACACGCATTTACAAGACTTAGAGCGGATAGAAAAATTACTATGTCTGGTTATGATCGCTTTTCTTTGGTGTTACAAAATAGGAGATTATTTGGACAGAAGCGTGAAAGCGATCCCTATAAAAAAGCACGGTCATAGAGCAAAGTCGGTGTTCAAATATGGCTTAGAGTTTGTGTCGGAAATCTTACAAAACCCTTACAGAAAGAACTTTCAACAGATTTTGCAAATTTTTGTCATGTAGTGAAGTTTTGATTATAAATTTTGCGTAATCCATCAGATAAATTGTAGGCCTTTTCTATATCTGGATATTGTGAGAATAAGATTTCGGCTCTTTGCTTTTGTGATGACGTCCATTTTTCTCTGGTTTTATAAAGCAGGTAGCGGCTTCTTGCCAAAAGTTGCTTTCTGGTATCTCCGTTTTCGAAGATTTCGATTTCAGGCTTGAGTTTCCTTTCTTTTGCTTCTGCCAGAAGCGTATTTTCTTTCTCAATGGCTTCCCAGCGATGTCTGATTCTGATATCCTGCAATGCTTCTGTAGCGAGCTTTTGAACGTGGAAACGGTCGACAACCTGTACAGCATTCGGGAAGCATTTTTTGGTGATAAGCTTCATAGAGCCTGCCATATCAAGGGTGATTTCTTTTACTTTCATTCTCAGTTTTCTACTGATTTTAAAAAGGTTTTCTATGACGGTTTCACTTTTTGTTCCTTTAATAATAGCGACTATGCTGCCTTTTTTGCCTTTTGCGTTTTTGGAAGTGAGAACAGTGTAAAGTTCACCATCAGAAAGTGCGACTTCATCAAGAGAAAGCCTTTCAGAAAGGTTTTGAGGATACAGCATCCATTCTTCAGCATGCGATTTTTGTTCCCAGTTTTTAAAATTGCTGATGCTGTTTTTATATTGCCTCTGAAATTTTCTTCCATCCACACCGTACATCTCGCCGATGATTTTACAGGGAAGCGCTTTAGTATCGGCAGATTTTTTTTAAGAACTCCGCAAAATCTGTTGTCATGCGGGTTCCTTTTGCGATGAGAGACTAATCTCTTTGGATGATGTTTCCGGTTTTAGTATCAGTCCATCTTCTGCGTTTGATGTGGAGTTTCACGGTTTTTCCGCGAAGAGGAAAATCATCAACAGTGATTTCCGGAACAAAACCTTTTGACTGTAAAATGAGTGATGAGAATTCTTTGGGAGCCGTATTTTTCTCTTCAAAATAGATATGTAAAATCTTATTTTCTTCTTCAAATTTCACAATCTCAAAATGTTCAATTAGGAGTTCGGGTAAAAATAACTTAAGAATTTCAGAATCGTTTAACATCAAACAAAATTAGCACTTTTTATTTTGCTCCCCAAGTTTTGGTATTGATCCGTAATTAGCTTGATTAAATTTAATATTTCTACGAATAACTATTTATGATTATAATCATGAATTGAAATTAAATCATTTAATAATCAATTTATCAACATGATTTATTGGTTACTTTTTAACTGCAAAACTCTTTGTAAAAAAGACTGCTTAGCAATTTTTTCTTCTGCTTCATTAATAGCTTTCAGTAAATGATTCTCATTATCAGCAATCGCTTCCAATACCTTGGAGATAATTTCCCACACAGGTTTCATTTTTTCTATCAATTCATTACCTTTTGGTGCCAATTCGATTAAGCGTTTACGTTCATCTGTTTTATCTTTTTTAGATATGATCATTTGTTGCCTTTCAAGTTCTTTTAAAAGGCTGATCGTTGAAGGATGTGTGTATCCTATTTCGTTAGCAATTTCTACAACGCTGAGTGTGTGTTTGTGATGGAGTGTAAAGATCACTGGAAACCATTTGGGTTCGAAATCAATACCAAATTCTTTATAAACTAAGGCGCCATCTTTACGCAATTGCTCGCTAAGACGTTGTAATCTTGTAGATAAGGCTAAAGTTCCGGATTCGTTGATGACATTCATGAGCTATGATTTTAAACTAAGAAAACAAAACACATTATCGGCATTCATTAAAGGGAATTTTGAAGGAAGAAGTTCTTTTTCAATGATTTTAAAATGATTTCGTTCATAAAAACGCAATGCTGCTTTCAGTATCGATACTGTTCCCAAATATACTTCATCAATTCCATTTTTCTGGCAATAAGCAATCAGTATTTCTAACAGTTTCTGAGCAATACCGTGTTCTTTTCCTCTGAATTCCTTTTTTACAAACATTTTTCTGATTGCCGCCGCTTTTTCATCAAATTTAACCAAAGCAATAGTTCCTACAAGCTCACCGTTAATGAAAGCTCCCCAAAAACTTCCGCCATTGGCAAAATAAAAATCTTCGATTTGCATAAGATCCGGCTGATCTTCTATTGTAATGGGAACATTAAATTCTTTTTGCTGAATATTCAGAACCAAGCTTATGATTTCTTTTGAATAAGTATCGTTTACAGGATTAATTTCTAACATATAATTTAATTTAAGTACAAAACTACGTAGTTAACTACATATATACAATAAAAAAATCAAAATTTAATTTAAAATATAGAAAATCAATTGTTTGTAATTTTAATCAAATAAAAAACGTGCACTGTTACCAGTACACGTCTTAACAAGATTTGAATATATAATAACTAACTTTTCGTTATTTCCATCCGCCGCCTAAAGCTTGGTATAAATCTACGGCAGCTTTCATTTTACTGTATTCTGCATTTGAAATATTAAGTTCTGCATTCAATGAGTTTACGCTTGCATTTAAAACTTCAAGGTAATTTGCCATACCGTAATTTACTAATTCCTGAGAATAGTCAACCGATTTTTTATAAGAATCCAGCTCTTTTTTCTTTAAATCTATAAAAGAATCCTGAACTGAAAATACTCTTATTGCATCAGAAACTTCTTTTCCGGCAGTCAGAATAGACTTTCTGAAATTAAGATAAGCTGTTTCTTTGTTGGCTAAACTTACATCATAATTGGTTTTGATTTGCCTTTTATTTAAAATCGGTTGCGCCAAACCAGTAACAACATTTGCAAAAAGAGAGTTTACACTAAACAAATGATCGATGTCTACTGACTGTACTCCACCGCTCCCTGTTAGTTTTAATGTTGGATAAAACTGAGCTTTAGCAACATTGGTCAACTCAAAAGCATTCATTAAATTAAACTCTGCCTGCATCACATCCGGACGGTTTGATAGCAAACTTGCAGGATATCCTAAAGCCAAACTCTCTGGTAACGATTGTGATTTTAAAGAAGATCTTGCTATCGTCTGCGACGAATCACCCATCAATAAACTCATTGTATTTTCTAAAAGCTGAATTTGAGTATCAATGTCGATCAGTAAAGATTTCGCGTTATAAACCAACGCCTGGCTTTGCTGAACCGCAACTTCTGTTACTGTTCCTGATTCTTTTAAAGCTTTTGTGGTTTCTAAATTATTTTCTCTTACTTTAATTGTTTCTTCAATGATTCTTTTTTGATCATCATAAGTCAACAACTGAAAGTAAGCAGAAGCGATTGATGCTACCAGGTCACTTTTTACTGCTTTATGTGCAGCTAAAGTTCCTAAATAAGTTGCCAACTGAGCTTTTTGCTGAGACTTCATTTTCCCCCATAAATCTGCTTCCCAACCAATCGTTGCTGTAATATCAAACTGATTTACATAACGTCTCTCCCCGATGATCTGACCAAACTGTGTATTGATCGACTGTGTTTGAAAAGTATAATTCGGGCCAATTGATAACGTAGGTTCGTAAGCTGCTTTTGCCTGTTTTAGATAAGCTTCTGCAGAAGTGATGCTCTGTACTGCGATTCTTACATCAAGATTGTTTTCTAAAGCTTTTGTGATGTGTCCCTGAAGAATAGGATCTGTAAAAATCTCTTTCCAGGAAACATTAGCAATACTTGTACTATCCTGAGGCAGCATATCGGTACGGAATAGTTTTTCGTCAACTGCAGTTGCGGGTCTTTCGTATTCCTTTCTTACCATACAAGACGATAAAACAGCGAACGTGACCACTGAAAAAGCAGTTCCTTTTATTATTATTGATAAATTTTTCATTATTTAAATCTTAAAGATTTCTTATTCAGCTAAGTTCATTTCTTCGTGCTTGATAGGTTTTATTTTTTCCTGTAAAGTCTGAAAAATCACATATAAAACCGGAATCACAAATACTCCCATAATTGTACCTATCAATAATCCAATCGATGCACCCGTTGCAATTGAACGGTTACCAACCGCACCAATTCCGCTTGCTAAAACCAATGGTAATAAACCGAAGATAAATGCCAATGATGTCATCAAAATTGGTCTCAATCTCGCTTTAGCTGCATTAACGGCAGATTCTACAATCGTTTCGCCATGATGTCTTCTCTGAACTGCAAATTCGATAATCAAAATCGCATTTTTCGCTAATAAACCTACCAACATAATCAATGCGATCTGGAAGTAAATATTGTTTTCCAAGCCCATTATTTTCTGTCCGAAATAAGCTCCCATTACCCCAAGAGGAAGTGAAATTACCACAACTAAAGGAAGAATGTAACTTTCGTACTGAGCAGAAAGAATGAAATAAACAAACACTAAACTCAAAGCAAAGATTAATAACGTTTGAGATCCTGAATTTAATTCTTCTCTTGTAAGACCAGTAAATTCAACATCATAATTTTGATCAAGTGTTTCTTTGGCTACCGCCTGAACAGCAGTAATTGCATCTCCCGAACTGTAACCTGCTTTGTTTGCTCCCGTGATTTTTACTGATGTAAATAGGTTGTAACGTCCAACCGATTGTGGCCCGTAAGATTTGGTCAACGTCACAAATTGTGAAATAGGTGACATCTCTCCAGAGCTTGTTTTAATAAAGTATTGATTAAGATCTTCAGCATTTACTCTGTTTTCAGGAAGCGACTGGATCATTACTCTAAACTGTTTCCCATATTTGGTAAAGTCAGCACTGTAAATTCCACCCACATATCCCTGCATCGTAGACAAGATATCATTTACAGAAACACCTTTTTGTTTAGCTAACGGAACATTAATTTCCATTAAATACTGAGGGTATTTTGTATTAAATGAAGTCTGAGCAAATTCAATTTCCGGTCTTTGCATCAGGTTTCCGATAAACTCGTTAGTTTTGGCATCAAGCTGAGCAAAATCACCTCCCGATTTATCTAAAAGTACCATCTCAAATCCTGCGCTACTACCAAAACCTGGTACACTCGGTGGTTGGAAAAATACAACTTTAGCATCAGGAACTTTTCCTGCAAGACCAAATAATCTTTTCGTAATCTCGTCAGAAGATAATCCATCTCCTTTTCTGTCGTTAAAAGGTTTAAGTTTAACAAAGGCAAGACCATTATTACTTCCGTTTCCAGACAATAATCCTCTACCGGTAGAAATAGTTACGTTTTGAATTCCAGGAATCTGCATTGCATTTTTCTGCAAAGTTTTCAGAACATTATACGTTCTTTCCATAGATGCTCCCGGTGGAAGTTGTACGTCTGTAAAGATAATTCCTCTATCTTCGGTTGGTACAAAACCTTTCTTCATCGTTCCATTTGCCCAATAGATAATTCCACAAGTAGCGATAAGAATTACCACGGTAACCCATTTATGTTTAATTAAGAAATTAAATCCTCTTCCATAACGCTCTGTTGCTGTTTTGAAACCGATATTAAATTTATAAAAGAACTTCTGAATGAAATTTTTACTTTTATAATCTTCATGATGATCTTCGTGAGGTTTTAAGAATAATGAACATAGAACCGGACTTAAAGTCAATGCATTGATCGCTGAGATAATAATTGCAATAATTAAAGTAATCCCAAACTGCTGATAAAATACTCCGGTAGGACCTGTAATAAATGTAACAGGAATAAATACCGCTGCCATTACCAATGTAATTGAAATAATCGCTCCTGTAATTTCGTCCATTGCTTCTACCGTTGCTTTTTTAGCATTGGAGATTCCATGTTCCATTTTAGCGTGCACTGCCTCGACGACGACAATCGCATCATCTACCACAATACCAATTGCTAAAACTAAAGCGAAAAGCGTTAATAGGTTTAATGAATATCCAAAGAGATTCAGGAAGAAAAATGTTCCCACAATTGAAACCGGAACCGCAATAGCCGGAATTAATGTTGATCTGAAATCCTGTAAGAAAATATATACTACAATAAATACCAAGATAAATGCTTCAATCAAAGTATGAATTACTTTTTCGATAGATGCATCCAAGAATTCGTTGGTATCAAAGTTAAATGTATATTTTACACCTTCAGGGTAAGAACTTTCGTTTTCTTTAAGCTGTTTTTTAATGTTATCAATAATCTCCTGAGCATTAGATCCCGGAGTTTGAAATACCCCCATACTGATTGATGGATAATCTCCGTTTTCACCAACTCCACTGTAAGATAATCCGCCAAGTTCTACTTTGGCAACATCTTTCAACATCAAGTTTTGTCCGTCTGGAAGAGATTTGATGATAATATCATCATATTGTT is drawn from Chryseobacterium muglaense and contains these coding sequences:
- a CDS encoding efflux RND transporter permease subunit, translating into MIKNFINRPVLSTVISIIIVILGVLGLTALPVTQYPDIAPATVSVRANYTGANAETVMKSVVVPLEEQINGVEGMDYITSTAGNDGSAQIQVFFKQGIDADIAAVNVQNRVSRASPLLPSEVTRSGVVTQKQQTSALMYLSFYSENKNIDDTYLQNFLNINVIPNLQRINGVGEANVFGGKNYSMRVWLDPAKLAAYGITPTDVTNAINDQSREAAAGSLGQNSGSSFEYIIKYVGKFSEKEQYDDIIIKSLPDGQNLMLKDVAKVELGGLSYSGVGENGDYPSISMGVFQTPGSNAQEIIDNIKKQLKENESSYPEGVKYTFNFDTNEFLDASIEKVIHTLIEAFILVFIVVYIFLQDFRSTLIPAIAVPVSIVGTFFFLNLFGYSLNLLTLFALVLAIGIVVDDAIVVVEAVHAKMEHGISNAKKATVEAMDEITGAIISITLVMAAVFIPVTFITGPTGVFYQQFGITLIIAIIISAINALTLSPVLCSLFLKPHEDHHEDYKSKNFIQKFFYKFNIGFKTATERYGRGFNFLIKHKWVTVVILIATCGIIYWANGTMKKGFVPTEDRGIIFTDVQLPPGASMERTYNVLKTLQKNAMQIPGIQNVTISTGRGLLSGNGSNNGLAFVKLKPFNDRKGDGLSSDEITKRLFGLAGKVPDAKVVFFQPPSVPGFGSSAGFEMVLLDKSGGDFAQLDAKTNEFIGNLMQRPEIEFAQTSFNTKYPQYLMEINVPLAKQKGVSVNDILSTMQGYVGGIYSADFTKYGKQFRVMIQSLPENRVNAEDLNQYFIKTSSGEMSPISQFVTLTKSYGPQSVGRYNLFTSVKITGANKAGYSSGDAITAVQAVAKETLDQNYDVEFTGLTREELNSGSQTLLIFALSLVFVYFILSAQYESYILPLVVVISLPLGVMGAYFGQKIMGLENNIYFQIALIMLVGLLAKNAILIIEFAVQRRHHGETIVESAVNAAKARLRPILMTSLAFIFGLLPLVLASGIGAVGNRSIATGASIGLLIGTIMGVFVIPVLYVIFQTLQEKIKPIKHEEMNLAE